One window of Quercus robur chromosome 5, dhQueRobu3.1, whole genome shotgun sequence genomic DNA carries:
- the LOC126726741 gene encoding dihydroceramide fatty acyl 2-hydroxylase FAH1: MVAQEFTVDLNKPLVYQVGYLGESYQEWVHQPIVSKEGPRFFESDFWEFLTRTVWWAIPVIWLPVVCWAISKSIQMGVSLPLIAFLVACGIFLWTLIEYSLHRFLFHIDTKSYWGNTIHYLLHGCHHKHPMDGLRLVFPPAATAILLFPFWNLVKLMSTPTTTPALFGGGLLGYVIYDCTHYYVHHGQPTSKVPKDLKKYHLNHHFRIQDKGYGITSSFWDKVFGTLPTMKAAAKSR; encoded by the exons ATGGTTGCGCAGGAGTTTACGGTCGATTTGAATAAGCCCCTTGTCTACCAG GTCGGCTATCTTGGTGAATCTTATCAGGAGTGGGTTCACCAACCTATTGTTAGCAAGGAAGGCCCTCGATTTTTTGAGAGTGATTTCTGGGAG TTCTTGACCCGCACTGTTTGGTGGGCAATTCCAGTCATTTGGCTGCCAGTTGTATGCTGGGCCATCTCCAAATCTATTCAAATGGGCGTATCGCTTCCTCTTATAGCTTTCCTGGTGGCCTGTGGAATTTTTCTGTGGACACTTATCGAGTACTCATTGCATCGTTTCCTTTTTCACATCGATACAAAGAGCTAttg ggGAAACACCATTCATTATCTTCTTCATGGCTGCCATCACAAGCACCCAATGGATGGCTTGAGACTTGTTTTCCCACCGGCTGCAACAGCTATCCTTTTATTTCCA TTCTGGAACTTGGTCAAACTTATGTCTACTCCTACAACTACTCCTGCTTTGTTTGGAGGTGGTTTACTGGGTTATGTGATATATGATTGCACCCATTACTACGTCCACCATGGTCAACCAACAAGCAAAGTGCCTAAAGATCTCAAG AAATACCACTTGAACCATCATTTCAGAATCCAGGACAAAGGCTATGGGATCACATCATCATTCTGGGACAAGGTGTTCGGAACACTTCCCACAATGAAAGCTGCTGCGAAAAGTAGATAA